Proteins from a single region of Pithys albifrons albifrons isolate INPA30051 chromosome 10, PitAlb_v1, whole genome shotgun sequence:
- the TSEN15 gene encoding tRNA-splicing endonuclease subunit Sen15 encodes MEPAGKEGTGPARGGSEGTGPARGDSEGTGPARGDTDPARGDTDPARGGSEGTGPARGDTDPGQGTSGGGRARGGYGGAPGRNWMATHPTFTEMMSLDIADSSQVYAAFLVYLDLLEGRNWHEVKHVGVAELQLVCLHARAREQEGLQVMVPVPAHILMSHERLREILQKASLPAEDPNTPLSVTLAIVETDSTIVYYKMTDGFVMPDCPEDTEDGDSKQWRKKRKKLFK; translated from the exons ATGGAGCCGGCGGGCAAGGAGGGcaccggcccggcccgggggggCTCGGAGGGcaccggcccggcccggggggaCTCGGAGGGcaccggcccggcccggggggaCACCGACCCGGCCCGGGGGGACACCGACCCGGCCCGGGGGGGCTCGGAGGGcaccggcccggcccggggggaCACCGACCCGGGCCAGGGCACCTCCGGGGGCGGGCGGGCCCGGGGCGGGTACGGGGGCGCCCCTGGCCGCAACTGGATGGCGACTCACCCCACG TTCACAGAAATGATGTCACTCGATATTGCTGACAGCAGTCAAGTCTACGCTGCCTTCCTGGTGTACCTGGACCTCTTGGAAG GGAGGAACTGGCACGAGGTGAAGCACGTCGGAGTGGCAGAACTGCAGCTGGTGTGTTTACATGCACGtgccagagagcaggaggggctCCAGGTGATGGTGCCAGTACCTGCCCACATCCTGATGAGCCATGAGAG gttACGGGAAATCCTGCAGAAAGCCTCTCTCCCCGCAGAGGATCCAAACACCCCCCTGTCAGTGACCTTGGCCATAGTGGAGACAGACTCCACAATAGTCTATTATAAGATGACTGATGGCTTTGTAATGCCAGACTGTCCTGAGGATACCGAAGATGGGGACAGTAAacagtggagaaagaaaagaaagaagctttTCAAATGA